Genomic segment of Rhodohalobacter mucosus:
CGTTCTTTTCAGCGTAGTTCAAAACCTTGTGAAGTGAGATCGCGGATATATCAAGGGTCTGGTTCAGCCAGTTGTAGTTAAGATCATTGTACTCTTTCTTTTTCCTGATATTTGGCGACATCCCGATAGCGTGGAGAATGAAGTCGACCCCTCCCAGCTCTTCTTTTGTTTTTTTCATCAGCTCGTCCACCTCATCCTCCTTGCTCACATCACAGGGGATAATCGGTGCGTCCGTTTCTTCTGAAAGAGCATTCAGCGTTCCCAGCCTAAGGGCTATCGGTGCATTCGACAAAACGAAATCAGCTCCTTCACGCTTACATGCGAGGGCAATACGCCATGCAATGCTGCGCTCATCCAAAGCACCAAAGATTATTCCCTTTTTTCCCTTTAAGAGTCCATATCCGGTTTCAGTCATTGTAGTCAGTCCGTTCAAAATTTTGAGATTCGTTTATCAAGCAGAAGATAACAAATCTGAAGTCGTGAAAAAGAATCCCGGATTTTCCTTTTCATCCTGCTGTACACGTCAATGACTGATACTTTTCGGCCCGGTTGTATTCACTGTCCGTGGATAACCTGTGAAAATCTATCGGAATTACTCTTCATAATCTGCGTAAATGCTCCATTTGAAGGCAGTCTATATGGCGGGGAGTATATATAAAAATATTCATTCCGAATGTTGATAATTGAAGGGGATGTGCTTACCTTTTGAGACTCTGCATCAAACGATGCTGAACTTCTTTATTTATTTACTCTAACGACTGTGTAATGTTTGAAGATTTGTCTTCTAAAATAGAATCAGCCGTTCAGACCCTGAAGGGTCAGTCCAGGATCACTGATGTTAATATAGCCGAAACCGTTCGGGAAATACGGCGCGCTCTCCTCGATGCAGATGTGAACCTCGATGTTGCCAGGGAGTTCACCAACAATATTAAAGAGAAAGTGATGGGTTCCGGCGTACTCACCAGCGTCAACCCGGGACAGCAGTTTACCAAAATCGTTTATGACGAAATGGTGCAGATTCTCGGTGAAACCCGGTCCGATATCGCTGTTGCAAATACGCCGCCCACCGTTATTTTGATTGCCGGTCTTCAGGGTTCGGGTAAAACAACTTTTTCCGGAAAGCTTGCACGATATCTAAAAACTGAAAATAACAGAAATCCCATTCTGGCCGCCGCTGACGTCTATCGGCCGGCCGCCATCAATCAGCTTAAAACGCTGGCCGACGATATCGGGGTCCCGGTTTATTCCATCGAACAAAAAGACCCGGTCCGCGTTGCCAGGGAAGCCGTTTCCATGGCAAAAAGCCTGGCTCTCGATACAGTAATTATCGATACGGCAGGCCGTATGCATGTAGACGAGCAGATGATGAATGAAGTGGCGGAAATCAAAAAAGCCGTCAACCCGCACGAAATACTGTTTGTTGTAGATGCTATGACCGGCCAGGATGCGGTAAACACAGCGAAAGCATTTAATGAAACGATCGATTTTGACGGTGTTGTGCTGACAAAGATGGATGGAGACACCCGGGGAGGAGCTGCACTCTCTATCCGTTCCGTTGTTGAAAAGCCGATTAAATTCATGAGCACGGGTGAAAAGCTGGATGCTCTCTCTCCATTTTATCCCGATCGTCTGGCTCAGCGAATTCTCGGCATGGGCGATGTAGTTTCTCTGGTTGAAAAGGCTCAGAAAGAGTTTGATGAACAACAGGCTGAAAAGCTCCAGAAAAAGATAAAGTCCGACAAGTTTGATCTGAATGATTTCTACGAACAGATTCAGAAGATCAAGAAAATGGGAAATGTTGCCGATCTGGTCGGTATGATTCCCGGTGCAGATAAAGCTCTTCAGGACGCTGATTTTGACGAAGATTCTTTTAAGCCCATTGAAGCGATAATCAGCTCTATGACACCTGAAGAACGCGAGGATCCGTCACTGCTTAACGGAAGCCGCAGAAGGAGAATTTCAAAAGGTTCCGGCACTACGGTTCGGGAAATAAACGAACTGATGAAGCAGTTTGACCAGATGAAGAAGATGATGAAGACAATGTCAAAAATGAATAAAGCGGGCCGTGCCATGCAAGGCCTGAAGAACCTGCCTTTTGGGCGATAAAAATTATACGTAAACAAACCTTACAAGGAGTACATCATTGATTAAATTAAGATTACAGCGAAAAGGAAGAAAAAAGAGGCCATTCTACCACATTGTGGTGGCAGACAGCCGGTCGCCAAGAGATGGCCGGATTATTGAACAACTTGGCCGTTTCGACAATGTGAGCGAAAACAAGCAGCTTACATACGACGAAGACCGGGTTATCCACTGGCTCCGCATTGGCGCCCAGCCGAGCAATACTGTACGGAATATCCTTCAAAAAGAAGGGATACTCTATAAAGTACATCTGATGCGCTGGGGTAAAAGCGAAGAAGAAATTGAAGCCGCCCTTGAGGAGTGGAGATCACAGCGTACAGCCCGTGAATCAGAGAAAGATGTAAGCAGAAAAACGCAGCAAAAAGAGCTGCTGAAAGCGGAAGAGAAAGAGTATAAGAAACAGCTTGAAGAGAAAGCTGCAGCTGCCGCTAAAGAGCTTGAAAAGAAAAAAGAGGAAGAAGCCAAAGCCAAGGCCGAAGAGGAAGCAGAAGCCCAAAAAGCCGAACAGGCTGAAGAGGCCCCTGAAGCTGCTGAAGCATCTGAAACTGAAGCGGAAACCGCTCCGGAAGAAGAAACTGAAAAAGCAGCTGCTCCCGAAGAAGCGGAAGAAGAAAAAGCAGCGGCTGAAGAGGAAGCAACCTCTGATGAAGCAGAAGAGGAGGAAGCCAAGGCTGAAGAGTCCAAAAAACCTGAAGCTGAAGCACAGCCCGAGGAGCAAGACGTCGCAGAAGAAACCGAAACCTCAGAAGAGCAACCGGAAGCTGCAGAGGAAGAGACGCCTGATGAAACCCAGGCCGAAGCTGCACCTGAAGAGGAGGCTGAAGAGAAAGAGGAAGAGGAGGAAAAAGCTCCTGCCTCTCTTTCAACCGATATGAATGCCAATGAGGCCATAGATCACATTAAGAACACGCCCATTGATGAGCTGAAAGGATTTGTTCCTGAAGATGAGGAACGGGTAACTGTGCAGCGTGCATGGGAAGCTAAACAGGCTGAAGATTAACACTGAATATGATAAATACGGCCGGCAATGAAACCTTCGGCAGATAACCGGTTCACGGAAATCGGCCGGCTCGGAAAGGCTCACGGACTTCAGGGTGAAATCCGTTTCTTTCCGAACAAACTGTTTGATCCCGGCCTGTTTGACCAGGTTTCGATTTTTTACATGAAAAACCGCCGGTCTGATATGGTTCCGGTTCGTCTGATTAATTACCGGACTGAAAACAAGCAGAAGCAAGTATTGTTCTTTGTAAAATTTGATATGATCACCACACGAAGTGATGCGGAAGAGGCGATGGACAAAGCCCTCTATGCAGATCGGTCTGAACTGGAATCCGTTGTGACTGAGCAGGAGGGTACCGCTGATGCAGATCTTACAGGCTATGCGGTGTTTTGCAATGGGAAAAGATGGGGTGAAGTTCTGGATGTACTCGACAACCCCGCGCATCCCATTCTCGAAATGCGTGTTGAATCAGGTGCACTCCTGGTTCCATATGTAGACGAGTACGTAGAAAGCGCTGACCATGAAGAAGGTGCAATCTATTGCAAAAACCTTAACCAACTGATCTAACCCTCTATGCTGCGGATAGATATCATTTCCGGTGTACCCGAGCTCCTCAGGAGTCCGCTGGAGCATAGCATAGTGGCCAGGGCCAGGGAGAAGAAGCTTACGGAAATCTTTATTCATGATTTACGCGAGTATTCTGACGACAAGCACCATAAGATCGATGATTATCCCTACGGTGGCGGAGCGGGAATGGTTTTATCACCGCAACCCATTTTTTCGTGCATAGAAAAACTGATGTCGGAAAGAAGTTACGATGAGATCATTTTTACTGCCGCAGACGGGGTTCCTTTTAAACAGCAGCACGCGAACGAACTATCCGTCAAAAAGAATATCATTATTCTTTGCGGACACTATAAAGGAGTGGATCAGCGCGTCAGGGATATGCTGATAACCCGCGAATTTTCTGTCGGCGATGTAGTGCTTTCCGGAGGTGAACTTCCCGCACTGGTTATTACCGATGCCGTTGTTCGCCTGATCCCGGGATCGCTGGGAGATGCGGAGAGCGCATTGACGGATTCGTTTCAGGATGACCTCCTGGAACCGCCTGTTTATACAAGGCCGTCTGTGTTTAAAGGGGCCGCAGTACCGGATGTGTTGCTCTCAGGGGATCATAAAAAAATTGAAACATGGCGTTCAGATATGGCAATTGAGCGAACCAGGGAACGAAGACCCGATTTATACAAAAAATTTAAAAAGAAAAACTAAAGCCCAGTAACGAGGACAAAATCATGGACAAACTAAAATTAGTAGAACAGACCGTTGTACGCGACGACATACCGGAGTTTAATGCCGGCGACACTGTAAATGTTCATTACCGTGTTCGTGAAGGGGAGAAGGAACGTATTCAGCAATACGAAGGCGTTGTTATTAATGAGCGCGGAAGTGGAGCCAATAAAACGTTTATCGTTCGTAAAATGTCCGGAAGTGTGGGCGTTGAAAGAATTTTCCCCCTCTATTCACCATTTATTGCCAAAATTGATGTGAAGAAAAGAGGCCGTGTCCGGCGCTCGAAGCTCTTTTATCTCCGAGAGCGGCGTGGTAAATCAGCCAGAATTCGTGAAAAGGATTCTATCAATAAGAATCAGAATAAGGACAAGGAGTAATCTCCTGAAAAGCGGTGATCGTTCAGACATCGCTTTTTTTGTTCTGTGGTGATGATGAATGTCCGGATCTAATCTGCTTTTTGTCAATTCACCTCAGATTCACACGATTCTGTTTACTTACAAACTGAGGTACGAAAACACTATCTGAAAACCAATTTCAGGAATGATGAATATTATCTTATTTGGCCCGCCGGGAGCCGGAAAAGGAACACAGGCTGAAAAAATATCTTCTAATTTTAATCTTCCCCATCTGTCAACAGGCAATATCTTCAGGGAGAACATTAAAAATGAAACCCCTCTTGGAAAGAAGGTTAAATCCATCATGGATTCGGGGAATCTGGTGCCGGATGAAACCGTGGTTGAACTGGTTGCCAGTGAGCTCGACAAACCTATGTATGACAATGGCGTAATACTGGATGGCTTTCCCAGAACGGTTGCACAGGCAAAAGAACTGGATAGCTATCTGGAAAAAAATGACAAGCAGATCGATGCATTCATCACGCTTGAAGTACCGGAAGAAGAGCTAATCAGCCGTATTTTGAACCGCGGTGAAGGCAGAAGCGACGACACCCCGGAAAAAGTAAAAACCAGGCTCCAGGTTTATCGCAATGAAACCAAGCCCGTTATGGATTACTACGAAGAGAAGGGAGCCGTGCAGAAAATTGACGGTGTCGGCAGTGTGGATGAAATCTTCAACAGAATCAAAGATGCTGTTTCTGAATAATAGTTACAGCATCCGAATACATTCACTATAGTAGTGTACTTAAAAATCCCCGCTACATTTTCTTGGCGGGTTTTCTTATATCTCAATTTTCTAATAGCCGGATGATGGCCGGCGCTACATCCGTAATACGCTTGCTCTCCCGGAAAGGCTCAACATCTCCTTTCACAAACAATGGAACCGGATTTCTTGTATGAGTTCTGACCGACAAGTCCTCCAGGTTCCCGTGATCACTTGTAAGAAGAAACGTATCCGTATGATCGAGCTGTTTTAATATACCCGATAAAAAACGATTCAAATCGGTCAGTATCTTCTCAGCTTTTTCAAAATCCATTTCATGGCCCGCTTTATCGGTCAGATAATACTCATAGAGTACAAGATCATGCGCATTAAGCGAATCCGTTACCCTTTCAGAAGCTTCTTCGGGGGTTATCAGGGGCACATCCAGGCCAAGCATCTCCCTCCATGCATATTGGGTAATTTCAGCCGTAACCGCTGTACCGTTTAATATATCATCGATCGTATTCAGTCTTACACCGGCCGATCTGGCCATAAGTGTAGTTGAAGTCCACCTGTTTTTTTTGGATGATTTTCTGAAAAAGATGTCGGGGTAAGCATTCAGAAAATGGGGTTTTTTACCAAGTTCAATTACTTTGTGAAACAGGCTTTGATTCTCCAGAATAGGCTTGGTGGTTGAATATGGATAAGGGCCGAAATGCTTGCCAATTAGCTTTGAAGCATTTTCACCTGAAAAAAGGCTAACCTGTCCCGTACCGCTTTGAGGAAGTCCCTCTACCCCCAGGTTCGCATCCAGCATTTTATACAGTGTGTTTTCTGTAACCCTCTCTTTACATCCTGAATGCAGGCCATCACAGCCTGTGAAGTGGGAAAAAGCGCTCCATTTATCTGAACTGAGCGGATTTTGAGAACCTTTATCTCCAACTCCCACTCCGTCAACAAAGATAAATACCACACTCATTGCGCCTCTTTTTTAATAATAAGTGTAACCGGTCCGTCATTCACAAGTTCTACATCCATCATGGCTCCAAAAACCCCTGATTCAACATTGAGATCGGTTCTTTGTCTGAAAATTTCGATCATCCGTTCATAAATGGGTTCCGCTGCCTCTGGCGGTGCAGCATCCGTAAACCCGGGCCTCGTGCCTTTTCTTGTATCACCGTAGAGGGTAAACTGGGATACCACAAGTATTTCTCCATTAACATCCTGTACCGAACGGTTCATCAAACCCTCCTGATCATTAAAAATCCTGAGCTTCATAATTTTATTGCAGCACCATTCAAGCTGCTCATCGGTATCGTCTGCATGTATTCCAGCCAGTAGAAGAAGCCCGTGGCCAATTTTACCGATTATTTCTCCATTTACGGTAACCGATGCTCTTTTAACGCGCTGGACTACAATTTTCATTTGTTGAATAACTTGTGGATAAAACGGGATTTCTATGTGGAAAACGAGTGACGGCTAAATTATGTCATATTTCTCCACAACAATTAACATCTGTTCAGGGTTACCAACAGTTAAAAAGAATAACCCGGTTCGTGAACGAAGATGATCCAAAAGATAGGTGTGAAATATGCAAAATGTTAATTACTTAAAATACCACTCCATAACTAATTGATATTATTGATATAAATATCAACAATGTTGTTCACATCCGATCCCCTTTTCAGAAACGGATCAGGAAAACTTTTTTATCCACATATCCACACGGTTCTACTACTATACAACAAAATCAAAATTTCATTTTTTCAGTAATTACCTGTGGAAAACCTTTTGGAATAAAGGAAAATGTGAACCCTGTTTCTTTTTATATTTGATCGGAAAGGTAGTCCGATCTGAAGCAACTTAATTAAATTCCTTTAAAATCTGTGTCTGAAAAAAAGTTCACCTATAAAGATTCCGGAGTCGACATACAGGCAGGAGAAGATCTTGTCAATTCAATAAAAGATGTTGTAAAAGAGACTCACAATGCAAATGTGGTAAGCAATATCGGTGGATTCGGCGCTCTTTTCTCTGCGGATTTTAAAAACTTACGTAATCCGGTGCTTGTAAGCAGCGTAGACGGCGTAGGTACAAAACTGATCGTTGCCTTTAAAACAAATACCTATGATACGGTTGGCCAGGATCTGGTAAATCATTGTGTAAACGATATAGCCGTTTGCGGTGCCACACCTCTCTTTTTTCTAGACTATTTTTCTACCGGAAAACTGGAGCAGCATATAGGGTACGATGTTATCAGGGGCTTTGCGAAAGCTTGTAAAGAGAATGGAGTGGCGCTGATTGGCGGTGAAACGGCAGAAATGCCCGATATCTACCAAAAGGGAGAGTTTGACCTGGCCGGTACAATTGTAGGAGTTGTAGACAGGGATGAGCTGATCACCGGCGAGCAAATCCAAAAAGAAGATCTTCTGATTGGCTTTAAAAGTACAGGTTTGCATACCAACGGTTATTCTCTGGCAAGAAAAGTTCTTTTCAGTAAGTTTGACGTAAATGACACTCCTGAAGAACTGAGCTCCAGTATTGGTGAAGAACTGCTAAAAGTTCATAAGTCCTATCTGCCCCTTATTTCCCGCCTCAGGAACAAGAAAGGCATCCATGGATTCTCACACATCACAGGTGGCGGTATCGAGGGAAATACAAAACGTATTCTGCCGGACGGCCTGAAGCTATCGGTTAAGTGGGACAGCTGGGAAAGGCCTTCTATCTTTTCCCTGATCCAAAAACTTGGAAATGTTCCTGAAGAGGATATGAGAAGTTCTTTTAACCTGGGAATCGGGTTGATTGCAGTAATCTCAAAAGACGCTCTTTCCGAGATGGAAGATGTATGCAATGAACTCGGGGAAGAGTGGATCCAAATTGGCAAAATTGTCTGATTGAACCGATTGCCCGAAGGCTGATTCTATTCAAAAGCGATGCAGTAGAGCATGAAGTGCTGGTGACACATGTTCCCAGGTACAGTTTTACCGGATGGCTCTTAAAAAAGAGCCCGATTTGCTGTATACCTGAAATTCACATTGTGAGCCGGGAAACTTTTCACACTCACACCGATTAAATACCCTTAAAAAAAGCGATGAACGGAAATTGGATTAAAGCAGCGGTAGTAACGGGACTCTCATTTATTTCGGGACTATTTATACTTGGAACCTATATCCACAGCTCAGTGGATACGTTTAAACAGTATGAACGTACAGTAACAGTTCGCGGACTCTCTGAGCAGGAACACAGGGCAGATATTGTGATCTGGCCCATACAGTTTACGGAGGCAAGCAATGATCTTCAGGAGATTTATACATCCCTGGATGAAGGGGCTGAAAAAATAAGAAGTTTTCTTATCGATTCAGGTCTTACACATGAGGAGATATCCGTTTCCTCTCCCGTGGTTACCGATCGCTCGGCGCAGCGCTACGGAACGGATGGTTCGATGCAGTTCAGGTACGTTGCAACGCATACCGTAACGGTCTATTCAGATCAGATTGAGAAGGTAAGAGAAATCATGAGCAGCATAGCTGATCTGGGCCGCCAGGGTATTACGATCAGCGGTGATGAATTTTCAAACAGAACGGAGTACCTGTTTACACGTTTGAATGATGTAAAGCCGATGATGATTGAAGAAGCGACGATTGAAGCGAGAAAAGTAGCAGAAAAATTTGCAGAGGATTCAAACAGTAAACTTGGTAAAATTAAGACAGCTTCACAGGGACTCTTTACGATCTCGCCACGTGATAACAACAATCCGCACATCAAAAAAGTGAGGGTGGTATCCACCATTGTTTATTATCTGACGGATTAGGTATCTTTTTGGTCAATATTCATCCTGCTTTGAAGTAAGAAATAATTTATGCCAAAAGTTAAACTGATAGAGATAGCCCACGGAAGGAGCGGTGACAAAGGGAATGGATCCAATGTAGGCATAATTGCACGTCACCCCGACGTATATCCCTTTTTGGAAAAAGAGCTGACGGCCGAAAGAGTCAAGGACCACATGAAGCACATTTGCAAGGGAAAGGTTGAGCGATACGAGATGGAAAATATTGGAGCGCTGAATTTCATTCTGAATGAAAGTCTCGGGGGCGGGGGTACCGTATCCCTGAAGCTGGATGCGCAGGGAAAAACACACGCCTCCACAATGCTTCGCATGGAACTGGATGTTCCGGATCATTTGATCGCTTTGGTCAAAGACTGAATCAGTCAGGTGCCGTTAATGGCGCACGTATGTTTTATGGAAGACCTGTTTGACGTATAAGTTGGTTGAAAGGTGTACCTCCGCCGGCTGCCCGATGGCAATTAAGGAAGAGGGACATTCTTGGTTTAATTGCTTGCTTTAACCGATGTTGTGTTATTTAAGAAGCAGCATTTTTTCAAACTTCACTTCACTGTCTGTTGCAAGCCTGTAAAAGTAGACTCCCGATGAGAGTGCAGAAGCGTTGTAGGGTATTTCGTAATATCCCACGGTAAGCTGGTCGTCAAACACGGTGGCGACATGAGCGCCGGCAGCGTTGAAGACGTCAATTTTGACTCTGGATGTTTCGGGTACAACAAGAGGTATGCGTGTTTGATTGTTAAACGGATTCGGATAGTTGTTCCCCAGCAGTGTTTCGGCCTCTGTGAAGAGAAACTCAATTTCGACGGGATTTCCGACAACCAGATCTTCAGCTACAACAGAATATTGAATAGTCTCTTCACGATCGTGCGTTATCGAAAAACTGGCTTCTCCGTTACTGTCGGTTATATTGTTGACAGCTTCGACATTTGAAAAACCATCCTGTTCAATAAGCACCTCCACTCCGCTTACCGGTTCAAGCCGGCTGTCACGAAGGGTAACATCGATCCGGCTTTCCTGCTCTCCCGTTGCCAGCACACGATTTCTTTCTACGGAAACAAGAGAAGAAACAGAGCTTATATCCACGGTTGTAAACGATATATTATCACCGTATGACGTACCACCTGTGTTTCTAGCATAAGCCCTGGCATAGTATGTAGTATTTCCATTTAGGCCTGTAAGATCTACGGTAAATGTTGAACTGCTCAGCAGAAATTCCTGGCACGTATCAAGTACCGTAGGATCAGGGCTGGTATCCCAGCATATTCCGCGGCCTGTAATACTGCTGCCGCCAATATCGACAATGGTACCCGTACCTACGGCTTTTCCGGCGGTGATGTCAAAAATAGCATCCGTCTGTACAACGGGCGGATCCGAAGCTACCCTGTATTGGGATATGGCATGCTTGATTTCTCTCATACTCCGGGCATTGTCAGCCGGTGCGCCATTGGCAATGTACGATCCGGTTGCCACTCCCTGAAAGGTGACATCCGGGTTTGAAAAAATCTGTACGCCCGCAGCACCCTCGTTATAGGTCATAACGGAAACATACTCCTGGTTATCCTGGCCTGTCCATCTCCAACCGGTTGAGTAGGGAAACAGGCCGCCTGTTCCACCGGCTGCATTTTGGTTTTGAAGGCGGCTGTGTGCATTCCCCATGTTATGTCCCATCTCATGTGCATGAGTCGTCCCTGCAGCCTGCTGTACACGGGTGAGAGAAAAACCGAATCGGTCATCACCGTTCGTGCTGGTGTTTAACCAGCCTAACCCGCCAACCGCATCAGTAAAAATAAAAAGGGCAACAAGATCCGCTTTAAATTCATCTCTCCAGTCGTGTACTTCATCCATATATCCCGAATACTGTGTACCAAGACCGTTAAACTGAGGAGAAGTGGTCAGCCTTCTGAGGTCTGTACTTGGGCTGTCACTCTCCTGATAATCTACTTCAGAAGCATAAACCAGGCGAAATTCAATACCAATATTGGAGTTATCTGCAGAATTTTGTGCAACGGCCATCGATTGATTGACAATATTCTCTATACCGCCGTTAATGTCCGCCCATGATTTTGCACGGGGCGTGTACACGATCAGGACATCGATTACAGCTTCATCATCCACACCCTGTTCCTGCAGATCGAAACCCATCGCTTTGTTGGTCGACTGAACCGTATGATCTTCATGTATTCCGCAGGCAATCTCATCTTTTTCGTGCGGATCGACCTGAATAAAGGAGTGCTGTCTTTCCTGTTCAGAGTAGCGAATTTCGAAAAATTCATGATCCGTAAAATTATGGATAGATGAGAGAACCCTGTCATCGGAAAAGGAAAGGGTAAAGGAGTTCAACTTGTCACCATTTAGATAGGCTGTTACAGACCAGTCTCCGTTGTAGTGTTCCATTACCCTTCTTACTGTTACCTGATGGGTATCTTCATCAAAATCGGTTATCTCAAATGATCTGATTTGTTCGCGGCGCAGCTGGTCGAGAAGTTCCTGATTCAGATCAATAGACATCCGGCTGAGCTCGGATTTTGATTTAGAAGCCCATTGTGTTTGAACGGTGTTTGTGCTGTTAAATAGCTGAAGGTCACTAACTTGAGCAAACAAACTCTCTGTTAGGAAAAACAACAGGGCAAGAGTAAGAAGGCTTGTAACATTTACTTTCATGGAATTGGGATCGGTTTGTACATCTACTTAAAAAAACGATATAATATAAAAGAATCAGTTATTTAATTTTAACTTTTCCATACGGTGCTGAAATTGTTTGATTGCGTAATCTAAAAACCACTCCTCTTCAAGCCCGAATGGAACAGTATCGTAACGGTCAAATATCTCGTGAATAATATTGGTTGCATCGGTCAGGAGTTCATCAAGGAGGTTCTCAAAAGACGGATGAAGATCCTCGTTTTCTTCAAGAATCCTGTTAATCAACCAAAGTCCGTAAGCAATATGTCTCGATTCGTCTTGCTTGAGTTTCAAAACTCCTTCACGAAGGCCCGGCATTAAATCATGATCGTCCAGCATTTTGTAATAGGCTTCATATCCTGTTTCTGCCAGTGTACCCTCCACAATCATATTATAGGTTGCGGAAGCCCTCAGCTGCACGGCGGGTGAACGATCATGATCAAGGGCCGATAATGCCTGAGGCAATTTTTCATAAAACAGTTTTTTATAAAACGGACCGTGAAACCGATCTGCATCCGGTTGGGTTTTTATGACCTCCATAACGAATCTCGCAAAGAATTCAGTATGTTTGGCTTCTTCCCACAAAAATGATGTGATGTAGATCTCTTCTTCAATGCGTCCTTCTTTTGCAATTACGCGTATCAGCGGAAGCAGATCTAACGTGACGGCTTCCTCTCCGGCCAGAAAAAGTGAAGAGAGATGCATAATAATGGTTTGTTCATCCGCACTCATGTTTTTCCAGTCTGATCGATCCTTTTCAAAAGATATATCTGAAGGATTCCACACACCATAAATTTTGGCCTTCTGAAAAAGCTTCATTGGAAAGGACTCAAAATCCAGGCCCTTTGTTACGGTTGAAAAGCGTTCATGTGGTTCGGATGTCGGGCGGTTGTTGCCAATATTGGATTCCTGCTCAGATACGTTTGGGATTTGGTCACCGCTATTGGAAGGAGCTGCGTCAAGGAGGGCCTTTGCAGCGCCTGCGTTTGACACAAGCAGGGTTTTGCTCCCTTTTTCCAGTTTGAGCTTGCCGTTTAACAAAAACAGGGTTGGATTCTTCCCCGATTGGAGCAGTTGCAGCCAGCTCTTTTCTGATGCAGACAGAACCACGCAATTTGTTTCGATGTCATCAGAAACTGCATATCTGAGTTCCGTACATGTACCGGACCTCAGGTCAAGATAAATTCCAACGCTGTTCTTGCTTTTGAAAAAGTCGGGTAACGGCTTAAAAAGAAGTATAAGAGGAATATTCCATGCAGCTGCCTGTTTACTGTATGATTCACTTTTATTTATGGATTTTCTCCATTCCTGAAGCCATGAGTCGGAAAATAAATGGCCTTCATCTTTATTTTGTTGTCCTTTTATAAAATACTCTTTAAACGGATTCATAGAATTGCTCCTGGCACGGTTTTATCATATATCGATGTGGGAGGCTAAAACGTTTAGATATTCAAAATAAAGCGATATTTTTACTGAAGTTGAAAAGCTTTTGTATAAA
This window contains:
- the trmD gene encoding tRNA (guanosine(37)-N1)-methyltransferase TrmD; the protein is MRIDIISGVPELLRSPLEHSIVARAREKKLTEIFIHDLREYSDDKHHKIDDYPYGGGAGMVLSPQPIFSCIEKLMSERSYDEIIFTAADGVPFKQQHANELSVKKNIIILCGHYKGVDQRVRDMLITREFSVGDVVLSGGELPALVITDAVVRLIPGSLGDAESALTDSFQDDLLEPPVYTRPSVFKGAAVPDVLLSGDHKKIETWRSDMAIERTRERRPDLYKKFKKKN
- the purM gene encoding phosphoribosylformylglycinamidine cyclo-ligase, with amino-acid sequence MSEKKFTYKDSGVDIQAGEDLVNSIKDVVKETHNANVVSNIGGFGALFSADFKNLRNPVLVSSVDGVGTKLIVAFKTNTYDTVGQDLVNHCVNDIAVCGATPLFFLDYFSTGKLEQHIGYDVIRGFAKACKENGVALIGGETAEMPDIYQKGEFDLAGTIVGVVDRDELITGEQIQKEDLLIGFKSTGLHTNGYSLARKVLFSKFDVNDTPEELSSSIGEELLKVHKSYLPLISRLRNKKGIHGFSHITGGGIEGNTKRILPDGLKLSVKWDSWERPSIFSLIQKLGNVPEEDMRSSFNLGIGLIAVISKDALSEMEDVCNELGEEWIQIGKIV
- a CDS encoding adenylate kinase, producing MMNIILFGPPGAGKGTQAEKISSNFNLPHLSTGNIFRENIKNETPLGKKVKSIMDSGNLVPDETVVELVASELDKPMYDNGVILDGFPRTVAQAKELDSYLEKNDKQIDAFITLEVPEEELISRILNRGEGRSDDTPEKVKTRLQVYRNETKPVMDYYEEKGAVQKIDGVGSVDEIFNRIKDAVSE
- the dtd gene encoding D-aminoacyl-tRNA deacylase, translated to MKIVVQRVKRASVTVNGEIIGKIGHGLLLLAGIHADDTDEQLEWCCNKIMKLRIFNDQEGLMNRSVQDVNGEILVVSQFTLYGDTRKGTRPGFTDAAPPEAAEPIYERMIEIFRQRTDLNVESGVFGAMMDVELVNDGPVTLIIKKEAQ
- the rplS gene encoding 50S ribosomal protein L19, giving the protein MDKLKLVEQTVVRDDIPEFNAGDTVNVHYRVREGEKERIQQYEGVVINERGSGANKTFIVRKMSGSVGVERIFPLYSPFIAKIDVKKRGRVRRSKLFYLRERRGKSARIREKDSINKNQNKDKE
- the rimM gene encoding ribosome maturation factor RimM (Essential for efficient processing of 16S rRNA) — translated: MKPSADNRFTEIGRLGKAHGLQGEIRFFPNKLFDPGLFDQVSIFYMKNRRSDMVPVRLINYRTENKQKQVLFFVKFDMITTRSDAEEAMDKALYADRSELESVVTEQEGTADADLTGYAVFCNGKRWGEVLDVLDNPAHPILEMRVESGALLVPYVDEYVESADHEEGAIYCKNLNQLI
- the ffh gene encoding signal recognition particle protein, whose amino-acid sequence is MFEDLSSKIESAVQTLKGQSRITDVNIAETVREIRRALLDADVNLDVAREFTNNIKEKVMGSGVLTSVNPGQQFTKIVYDEMVQILGETRSDIAVANTPPTVILIAGLQGSGKTTFSGKLARYLKTENNRNPILAAADVYRPAAINQLKTLADDIGVPVYSIEQKDPVRVAREAVSMAKSLALDTVIIDTAGRMHVDEQMMNEVAEIKKAVNPHEILFVVDAMTGQDAVNTAKAFNETIDFDGVVLTKMDGDTRGGAALSIRSVVEKPIKFMSTGEKLDALSPFYPDRLAQRILGMGDVVSLVEKAQKEFDEQQAEKLQKKIKSDKFDLNDFYEQIQKIKKMGNVADLVGMIPGADKALQDADFDEDSFKPIEAIISSMTPEEREDPSLLNGSRRRRISKGSGTTVREINELMKQFDQMKKMMKTMSKMNKAGRAMQGLKNLPFGR
- the rpsP gene encoding 30S ribosomal protein S16; amino-acid sequence: MIKLRLQRKGRKKRPFYHIVVADSRSPRDGRIIEQLGRFDNVSENKQLTYDEDRVIHWLRIGAQPSNTVRNILQKEGILYKVHLMRWGKSEEEIEAALEEWRSQRTARESEKDVSRKTQQKELLKAEEKEYKKQLEEKAAAAAKELEKKKEEEAKAKAEEEAEAQKAEQAEEAPEAAEASETEAETAPEEETEKAAAPEEAEEEKAAAEEEATSDEAEEEEAKAEESKKPEAEAQPEEQDVAEETETSEEQPEAAEEETPDETQAEAAPEEEAEEKEEEEEKAPASLSTDMNANEAIDHIKNTPIDELKGFVPEDEERVTVQRAWEAKQAED